From Streptomonospora salina, the proteins below share one genomic window:
- the lspA gene encoding signal peptidase II, with protein MNGPAARRPRRFVLLAAVAAAALAADYATKEAALAAFAPGESLPVVGDLLRFTLVFNTGAAFSMGRGVPWLFFLIAVAVVAYIVFMARKLASGAWAVVLGLIMGGALGNLVDRAFRPPAPLHGAVVDWIRVPNWPVFNIADSCIVVGGVLAVILAFRGINIDGSRESDPPTGTSEDPPAEAEESGPRSDDGGQKP; from the coding sequence GTGAACGGACCCGCCGCGCGTCGGCCGCGGCGGTTCGTTCTGCTGGCGGCGGTCGCGGCAGCGGCCCTGGCCGCCGACTACGCGACCAAAGAGGCGGCCCTGGCCGCCTTCGCTCCCGGCGAGTCCCTACCGGTGGTGGGCGACCTGCTGAGGTTCACCCTCGTGTTCAACACGGGGGCGGCCTTCTCCATGGGGCGGGGCGTGCCCTGGCTGTTCTTCCTCATCGCCGTGGCCGTGGTGGCCTACATCGTGTTCATGGCGCGCAAGCTGGCCAGCGGCGCCTGGGCCGTCGTCCTCGGGCTGATCATGGGCGGCGCCCTGGGCAACCTGGTCGACCGGGCCTTCCGCCCGCCGGCGCCGCTGCACGGCGCCGTCGTCGACTGGATCCGGGTCCCCAACTGGCCGGTGTTCAACATCGCCGACTCCTGCATCGTCGTGGGCGGCGTCCTCGCGGTGATCCTGGCCTTCCGCGGTATCAACATCGACGGCAGCCGCGAGTCGGACCCCCCGACCGGCACGTCCGAGGACCCGCCGGCGGAGGCGGAGGAGTCGGGGCCGCGGAGCGACGACGGGGGGCAGAAGCCATGA
- a CDS encoding TraR/DksA family transcriptional regulator, whose product MASTVNAAELPVRPGEDPWTEAELAEVRSGLESEVAELRDGIAAAESELAERLSDSVEGAGDDPTDTGAKAYQREHDLALNYNSRELLAQSERAIQRMDAGTYGICESCGKAIGKARLQAFPRATLCVQCKQREERR is encoded by the coding sequence ATGGCGAGCACGGTGAACGCGGCCGAGCTCCCCGTACGGCCGGGGGAGGACCCGTGGACCGAGGCCGAGCTGGCCGAGGTCCGCAGCGGACTGGAGTCGGAGGTCGCCGAGCTGCGCGACGGTATCGCGGCGGCCGAGTCCGAACTGGCCGAGCGGCTGTCGGACTCGGTCGAGGGCGCCGGCGACGATCCCACCGATACCGGTGCCAAGGCCTACCAGCGCGAGCACGACCTGGCGCTGAACTACAATAGCCGTGAGCTGCTCGCGCAGAGCGAGCGGGCCATCCAGCGGATGGACGCGGGGACCTACGGGATCTGCGAGTCCTGCGGCAAGGCCATCGGAAAGGCACGGCTGCAGGCGTTTCCCCGTGCGACATTGTGTGTTCAGTGCAAACAGCGCGAGGAGCGTCGCTGA
- a CDS encoding AzlD domain-containing protein gives MTLWLVIIGTCAGCYLLKLAGLSAPRRLLDHPLVRRFATTVPVALLAALIAVQTAGGGQEPVFDPARAGGVAAAAVALLLRAPFLVVLIAAAATAAGLRLLGL, from the coding sequence GTGACGCTCTGGCTCGTGATCATCGGGACCTGCGCGGGCTGCTACCTGCTGAAGCTGGCCGGGCTCTCGGCGCCGCGGCGCCTGCTGGACCATCCGCTCGTGCGTCGCTTCGCGACGACGGTGCCCGTGGCGCTGCTGGCCGCACTGATCGCGGTGCAGACCGCCGGCGGCGGTCAGGAACCGGTCTTCGATCCGGCGCGCGCCGGCGGGGTCGCCGCCGCGGCGGTCGCGCTCCTGCTGCGCGCCCCGTTCCTGGTGGTCCTGATCGCGGCTGCGGCCACGGCCGCGGGCCTGCGCCTGCTGGGACTGTGA
- a CDS encoding YggT family protein — protein sequence MSIVQSVIIILLNLFMLVLIGRLVFELVQAFARSWKPTGFVLVLAETVYTITDPPLRFLRRFIPPIRLGGLALDLSFTVLFLIVVILLQVVRVIPFT from the coding sequence GTGAGTATCGTCCAGTCCGTCATCATCATCCTGCTGAACCTGTTCATGCTGGTGTTGATCGGGCGGCTCGTCTTCGAACTCGTACAGGCGTTCGCGCGGTCGTGGAAGCCGACCGGGTTCGTGCTGGTGCTCGCGGAGACCGTCTACACGATCACCGACCCGCCCCTGAGGTTCCTGCGCCGGTTCATCCCGCCGATCCGCCTGGGAGGGCTGGCGCTGGATCTGAGCTTCACCGTCCTCTTCCTCATCGTGGTGATCCTCCTCCAGGTCGTAAGGGTGATCCCGTTCACCTGA
- a CDS encoding AzlC family ABC transporter permease — MRDGLGLGIAVGLSGTAFGAAAVTAGLSVPQACVLSLLAFTGASQFALVGVIAGGGGLAAGAAGALLLGSRNTLYGLRMADLLPWRGPRRLLAAHGIIDETAAGALAQPSAAWARTSFVTVFATLYLTWNLTTLVGALATERIGDTDAFGLDAMGAAVFLALIAPRLRDNPRERLVAALAAAIALAALPFAPPGVPVLLAAAAALAVPGGGPDGASGNGGDAGAAGGEVRT; from the coding sequence GTGCGCGACGGACTGGGGCTGGGTATCGCCGTGGGCCTGTCCGGCACCGCCTTCGGAGCCGCCGCCGTCACCGCCGGGCTGTCGGTTCCACAGGCGTGCGTGCTCAGCCTGCTCGCCTTCACCGGCGCATCGCAGTTCGCACTGGTGGGCGTGATCGCCGGCGGCGGAGGACTGGCCGCCGGGGCCGCCGGCGCCCTGCTGCTGGGCTCCCGCAACACCCTCTACGGCCTGCGGATGGCCGACCTGCTTCCCTGGCGCGGGCCCCGGCGGCTGCTGGCCGCGCACGGCATCATCGACGAGACCGCCGCCGGCGCGCTCGCCCAGCCCAGCGCTGCCTGGGCGCGCACGTCCTTCGTCACGGTCTTCGCCACGCTCTATCTGACCTGGAACCTGACCACGCTCGTCGGCGCGCTGGCGACCGAGCGGATCGGCGACACCGACGCCTTCGGGCTGGACGCGATGGGCGCGGCCGTGTTCCTGGCGCTGATCGCCCCGCGGCTGCGCGACAACCCCCGGGAGCGCCTGGTCGCGGCGCTGGCCGCGGCGATCGCGCTCGCCGCACTGCCGTTCGCGCCGCCCGGCGTCCCGGTGCTGCTGGCCGCCGCCGCGGCGCTGGCGGTGCCCGGCGGCGGCCCGGACGGTGCTTCCGGCAACGGCGGGGATGCCGGCGCCGCGGGCGGGGAGGTGCGCACGTGA
- a CDS encoding YggS family pyridoxal phosphate-dependent enzyme, with protein sequence MTAEHYGAGQGRRERIAANLAALRKRIDAACSTAGRGPEEVTVVAVTKTFPASDVRILAESGITDVGENRDQEAAPKAAECADLGLRWHFVGQLQTRKAGSVARYADVVHSLDRTRLVSSLGKRARGEGRRVGCLVQVDLDPEARPGALGPRGGADPRDVPAVADAVAAEEGLSLDGVMAVAPREGDPAEAFARLEAVAAGVRDRYPRARIVSAGMSGDLEAAVGHGATHLRVGTALLDDRGTNVG encoded by the coding sequence GTGACGGCCGAGCACTACGGCGCCGGGCAGGGGCGCCGCGAGCGGATCGCCGCCAACCTCGCAGCCTTGCGCAAGCGGATCGACGCCGCCTGTTCCACGGCCGGACGCGGCCCCGAGGAGGTGACGGTCGTCGCGGTGACCAAGACGTTCCCCGCCTCCGACGTCCGCATCCTCGCCGAGTCGGGAATCACCGACGTGGGTGAGAACCGCGACCAGGAAGCCGCGCCCAAGGCGGCCGAATGCGCCGACCTGGGACTGCGGTGGCATTTCGTCGGCCAGCTGCAGACCAGGAAGGCCGGTTCTGTGGCCCGCTACGCCGACGTCGTCCACTCCCTGGACCGCACCCGGCTCGTGTCGTCCCTCGGCAAACGCGCCCGCGGCGAAGGCCGCAGGGTGGGCTGCCTGGTCCAGGTCGACCTCGACCCCGAGGCCCGGCCCGGGGCGCTCGGCCCGCGCGGCGGCGCCGACCCGCGCGACGTCCCGGCCGTCGCCGACGCCGTGGCCGCCGAGGAGGGGCTGTCCCTGGACGGGGTCATGGCGGTGGCGCCTCGCGAGGGCGATCCCGCCGAAGCGTTCGCCCGGCTCGAAGCGGTCGCCGCCGGGGTCCGGGATCGTTACCCTCGGGCGAGGATCGTTTCGGCCGGGATGAGCGGGGACCTGGAAGCGGCGGTCGGACACGGTGCGACACACCTGCGGGTGGGTACGGCGTTGCTCGACGATCGCGGAACGAACGTGGGGTAA
- a CDS encoding DivIVA domain-containing protein: MPLTPADVRNKQFSTTRLRPGYDEEEVDAFLDEVETELDRLIQENEELRGKLAECLRGKVPNAGMQDFQQQPQEQQQQQLPPEAPQQQPEPARQEQPQPQQPQQPQPQAQQPQQPQQQQPLEQQIPAMAANMGLSGSEENMDTAARVLALAQQTADQAISDARREADETLGRARHEADDILGKARRQAEQIVNEARARSENLDRDAQERHRQVMGSLVQQREELEHKVAELKDFEREYRSRLKDYFERQLRELAEGANEHNSGQQQNPNTTGGFQTMTPTGGNPGMPPGGPANGAPSGGNPFAQPEPAQPGGYHPGEAPPERR; encoded by the coding sequence ATGCCGCTGACACCCGCGGATGTGCGGAACAAGCAGTTCAGTACCACCCGGCTCCGGCCGGGATACGACGAGGAAGAGGTAGACGCGTTCCTCGATGAGGTCGAGACCGAGCTCGACCGCTTGATCCAGGAGAACGAGGAGCTGCGGGGCAAGCTCGCCGAGTGCCTGCGCGGCAAGGTGCCCAACGCCGGCATGCAGGACTTCCAGCAGCAGCCCCAGGAACAGCAACAGCAGCAGCTTCCCCCCGAGGCCCCGCAGCAGCAGCCCGAGCCGGCGCGCCAGGAGCAGCCTCAGCCCCAGCAGCCCCAGCAGCCCCAGCCTCAGGCGCAGCAGCCCCAGCAGCCCCAGCAACAGCAGCCGCTGGAGCAGCAGATACCGGCGATGGCGGCCAACATGGGCCTGTCCGGGTCCGAAGAGAACATGGACACCGCGGCCCGCGTGCTGGCGCTGGCTCAGCAGACCGCCGACCAGGCGATCTCCGACGCGCGCCGCGAGGCCGACGAGACCCTCGGCCGCGCCCGCCACGAGGCCGACGACATCCTCGGCAAGGCCCGCCGCCAGGCGGAGCAGATCGTCAACGAGGCCCGCGCCCGCTCCGAGAACCTCGACCGCGACGCCCAGGAGCGCCACCGCCAGGTGATGGGATCCCTGGTGCAGCAGCGCGAGGAGCTGGAGCACAAGGTCGCCGAGCTCAAGGACTTCGAGCGCGAGTACCGCAGCCGCCTCAAGGACTACTTCGAGCGCCAGTTGCGCGAGCTCGCCGAGGGCGCCAACGAGCACAACTCCGGGCAGCAGCAGAACCCCAACACGACCGGCGGCTTCCAGACCATGACGCCCACCGGCGGCAACCCGGGAATGCCTCCCGGCGGCCCGGCCAACGGCGCACCTTCGGGCGGCAACCCCTTCGCCCAGCCCGAGCCGGCCCAGCCCGGCGGCTACCACCCCGGCGAGGCCCCGCCCGAGCGCCGCTGA
- the ileS gene encoding isoleucine--tRNA ligase — MPDHSAARSFPALPSQIDLPATEHAVLGRWSQQKIFERSLEQSRGNPDWVFYEGPPTANGQPGVHHVEARVFKDVFPRFKTMRGYHVDRKAGWDCHGLPVEVAVEKELGLSGKKDIEEFGVAEFNAHCRESVLRNVGAFTAMTERMGYWVNMDEAYRTMDPEYVESVWWALKTIWNQGLLVRDYRISPYCPRCGTTLSDHELAQGYETVTDPSVYVRFPVTSGPLADPQRPTSLLVWTTTPWTLVSNTAVAVHPDVAYVVATDGSERLLVAEPLVTAALGEGWTLTGERFEGSEMERWTYQRPFELVGFDEPAHFILLADYVTVDDGTGLVHQSPAFGADDMAVCRAYGLPVVNPVRADGTFDEDLDLVGGTFFKAADATLVDDLRTRGLLLRDQPYEHSYPHCWRCHTPLLYYALPSWYIKTTAIKDRLLEQNARTNWFPENVKEGRYGEWLRNNIDWALSRSRYWGTPLPVWVCPEEHHTVVGSLEELGGLAGRDLSALDPHRPYVDDVAFDCPQCGGRAERVPEVIDVWFDSGAMPFAQWGAPHRNNDAFEAGFPGQYICEAIDQTRGWFYSMMAVSTLVFGRSSYENVVCLGHILAEDGRKMSKNLGNVLEPVDVMERHGADALRWFMAASGSPWMPRRVGHDALEEIVRKVLLTYYNTASFFTLYAGAGNAWSHDRLAEAPAPGDRPLLDRWLLSELNRVVAGVGDALDRFDTAGAGRLITTFVDDLSNWYVRRSRRRFWAGADTPEGASAFATLFTALESLTLVMAPVVPFITDHVWAALRRPEAPESVHLAQWPEAREDLVDPRLSEQMALVRRLVELGRAARVDSGVRTRQPLSRVLVGAAGFAELPEQLRGQIAEELNVQQLDPLSAVGGDLVEHTVKPNFRALGKRFAKRTPVVAEAIGAADARTLVEQVRSTGWAHIEVEGEPVEISSEEILVSEQPREGWTVAAENGETVALDLEITPELQRAGLARELVRLIQDARKSGGLEISDRIDLWWSADDPVTAQALQEHATMIAGEVLAVSVTEGAPQSGGHSVASDELGVTVHLRTAA, encoded by the coding sequence ATGCCCGATCACAGCGCCGCCCGTTCCTTCCCCGCGCTGCCGTCCCAGATCGACCTGCCCGCTACCGAGCACGCGGTGCTCGGCCGCTGGTCGCAGCAGAAGATCTTCGAACGCTCCCTGGAGCAGTCGCGGGGCAATCCCGACTGGGTGTTCTACGAGGGCCCGCCCACCGCCAACGGCCAGCCCGGTGTCCACCACGTCGAGGCGCGGGTGTTCAAGGACGTCTTCCCCCGTTTCAAGACCATGCGCGGCTACCATGTGGACCGCAAGGCCGGGTGGGACTGCCACGGCCTGCCCGTGGAGGTCGCGGTGGAGAAGGAGCTGGGCCTCAGCGGCAAGAAGGACATCGAAGAGTTCGGTGTCGCCGAGTTCAACGCCCACTGCCGCGAGTCCGTGCTGCGCAACGTGGGTGCGTTCACCGCCATGACGGAACGCATGGGCTACTGGGTGAACATGGACGAGGCCTACCGCACCATGGACCCCGAGTACGTGGAATCGGTGTGGTGGGCGCTCAAGACCATCTGGAACCAGGGCCTGCTGGTGCGCGACTACCGCATCAGCCCGTACTGCCCGCGGTGCGGCACCACGCTGTCCGACCACGAGCTCGCGCAGGGCTACGAGACGGTGACCGACCCTTCGGTCTACGTGCGCTTCCCCGTCACCTCCGGCCCGCTGGCCGACCCGCAACGCCCGACCTCCCTTCTGGTGTGGACCACGACCCCCTGGACGCTGGTCTCCAACACCGCGGTGGCGGTGCACCCCGACGTCGCCTACGTCGTGGCCACCGACGGCTCCGAGCGGCTCCTGGTCGCCGAGCCGCTGGTCACCGCGGCCCTGGGCGAGGGATGGACGCTGACGGGCGAGCGCTTCGAGGGCTCGGAGATGGAGCGCTGGACCTACCAGCGCCCCTTCGAGCTGGTCGGCTTCGACGAGCCCGCGCACTTCATCCTGCTGGCCGACTACGTGACCGTCGACGACGGTACCGGCCTGGTCCACCAGTCGCCGGCGTTCGGCGCCGACGACATGGCGGTGTGCCGCGCCTACGGACTGCCCGTGGTCAACCCGGTGCGCGCGGACGGCACCTTCGACGAAGATCTGGACCTGGTCGGCGGAACCTTCTTCAAGGCCGCCGACGCCACCCTGGTCGACGATCTGCGGACGCGGGGGCTGCTGCTGCGCGACCAGCCCTACGAGCACAGCTACCCGCACTGCTGGCGCTGCCACACGCCGCTGCTCTACTATGCGCTGCCGTCCTGGTACATCAAGACGACTGCGATCAAGGACCGGCTGCTGGAGCAGAACGCGCGCACCAACTGGTTCCCCGAGAACGTCAAGGAGGGGCGCTACGGCGAGTGGCTGCGCAACAACATCGACTGGGCGCTCTCGCGCAGCCGCTACTGGGGCACGCCGCTTCCCGTGTGGGTCTGCCCCGAAGAGCACCACACGGTCGTGGGCTCGCTGGAGGAGCTGGGCGGGCTGGCCGGCCGGGACCTCAGCGCGCTGGACCCGCACCGGCCCTACGTCGACGACGTGGCTTTCGACTGCCCGCAGTGCGGGGGCCGCGCCGAGCGCGTGCCCGAGGTCATCGACGTGTGGTTCGATTCCGGCGCGATGCCGTTCGCCCAATGGGGCGCGCCGCACCGCAACAACGACGCGTTCGAAGCCGGCTTCCCCGGCCAGTACATCTGCGAGGCCATCGACCAGACCCGCGGATGGTTCTACTCGATGATGGCGGTCAGCACGCTGGTCTTCGGCCGCTCCTCCTACGAGAACGTCGTCTGCCTGGGCCACATCCTGGCCGAGGACGGCCGGAAGATGAGCAAGAACCTGGGCAACGTCCTCGAACCCGTGGACGTCATGGAGCGCCACGGCGCCGACGCGCTGCGGTGGTTCATGGCCGCCAGTGGGTCGCCGTGGATGCCGCGCCGCGTGGGCCACGACGCGCTTGAGGAGATCGTCCGCAAGGTCCTGCTGACCTACTACAACACCGCGTCGTTCTTCACCCTGTATGCGGGTGCGGGCAACGCCTGGAGCCACGACAGGCTCGCCGAGGCGCCCGCGCCCGGCGACCGGCCGCTGCTGGACCGGTGGCTGCTCTCCGAGCTCAACCGGGTCGTCGCGGGGGTGGGCGACGCCCTCGACCGGTTCGACACCGCCGGAGCGGGGCGGCTGATCACGACCTTCGTCGACGACCTGTCGAACTGGTACGTGCGCCGTTCGCGCCGCCGGTTCTGGGCGGGGGCGGACACGCCCGAAGGCGCTTCGGCGTTCGCCACGCTGTTCACGGCGCTGGAGTCGCTTACGCTGGTCATGGCGCCGGTGGTGCCGTTCATCACCGACCACGTGTGGGCGGCGCTGCGCCGCCCCGAGGCACCGGAGTCGGTGCATCTGGCGCAGTGGCCCGAGGCGCGCGAGGACCTCGTCGACCCGCGGCTGTCGGAGCAGATGGCACTGGTCCGGAGGCTGGTGGAGTTGGGCCGTGCCGCCCGGGTGGACTCGGGCGTGCGTACCCGCCAGCCGCTGTCGCGGGTACTGGTCGGCGCCGCCGGTTTCGCCGAGCTGCCCGAGCAGCTGCGGGGCCAGATCGCCGAGGAGCTCAACGTGCAGCAGCTCGACCCGCTGTCCGCGGTCGGCGGCGACCTGGTGGAGCACACGGTCAAACCCAACTTCCGCGCGCTGGGCAAGCGGTTCGCCAAGCGCACCCCGGTGGTGGCCGAGGCGATCGGCGCCGCCGACGCCCGCACGCTGGTGGAACAGGTGCGCTCGACCGGCTGGGCCCACATCGAGGTCGAGGGCGAGCCGGTGGAGATCAGCTCCGAGGAGATCCTGGTCAGCGAGCAGCCCCGGGAAGGCTGGACGGTGGCGGCGGAGAACGGCGAGACGGTCGCCCTGGATCTGGAGATCACGCCGGAGCTGCAGCGGGCCGGGCTGGCCCGCGAACTGGTCCGCCTCATCCAGGACGCCCGAAAGTCCGGGGGCCTGGAGATCTCCGACCGGATCGACCTGTGGTGGTCGGCCGACGACCCGGTCACCGCCCAGGCTCTCCAGGAGCACGCGACCATGATCGCGGGCGAGGTGCTGGCGGTCAGCGTCACCGAGGGCGCCCCGCAGAGCGGCGGCCACAGCGTCGCCTCCGATGAACTCGGCGTGACGGTGCACCTGCGCACGGCCGCCTGA
- a CDS encoding cell division protein SepF — MAGAMRKMAVYLGLVEDDRYDPRYADEYDDFDDFDEGIEGRRDRDPDHQSADPRIDSLTDADDYTMSPADRRTPTHNAPATADLARITTLHPRTYNEARTIGEYFREGVPVIMNLTEMVDSDAKRLVDFAAGLIFGLHGSIDRVTTKVFLLSPANVEVTAEDKARIAERGFFNQS; from the coding sequence ATGGCCGGCGCGATGCGCAAGATGGCGGTCTACCTCGGCCTCGTGGAGGACGACCGCTACGATCCCCGCTATGCGGACGAATACGACGACTTCGACGACTTCGACGAAGGAATCGAGGGCCGGCGCGATCGGGATCCCGATCACCAGAGTGCCGACCCGCGCATCGACTCGCTGACGGATGCGGATGACTACACCATGTCTCCTGCGGACAGGCGCACTCCGACGCACAACGCGCCGGCTACCGCGGATCTCGCGCGCATCACCACGCTGCATCCCCGGACCTACAACGAGGCGCGTACCATCGGAGAGTACTTCCGAGAAGGTGTGCCGGTGATCATGAACCTCACCGAGATGGTCGACAGCGACGCCAAGCGTCTGGTCGACTTCGCGGCGGGGCTGATCTTCGGACTCCATGGCAGTATCGATCGCGTGACCACCAAGGTGTTCTTGTTGTCCCCGGCTAATGTTGAGGTGACTGCTGAAGACAAAGCACGCATCGCTGAGCGAGGGTTCTTCAACCAGAGTTAG
- a CDS encoding thiamine pyrophosphate-dependent enzyme gives MTRPDAPGRARQRHRRTAAEEVADVLAAAGVRRCYTVPGESFLELADSVEQHEDLRLVSTRHENGAAFMAEAEAKITGVPAVAAATRGPGAANLAVGVHTARQDSTPMVVFLGQVTSDFLGREAFQEVDLTAFYSPITKWATTVTRADRLAEITAQALRVATTGRPGPVAVAVPGDLFGRRVPPAAKLPGAQPPRPPLGEDERDRLAEWLAAARRPVIIAGGGTRDAREELVACAERYNVGVYTSWRRQDVFPNDHPLYLGHLGLGCPAPVLRTVEDADAVLVVGSRLSEITSQSYRLPAAAGPGPDSPIAQIDIDPGQIGAVTGVWLGAAADARLALDALASLPVAAPDRDYREAHRVWERTAAAPADAAAHPGGLMHPWAVVEGMRRALPDDAVITNDAGNFAAFLHRGWFYRHPRTQLAPTSGAMGYAVPAAVAAKLAAPHRTVVAAVGDGGLLMTGQELETAVRLGLPLTVVVFQNGLYGTIAMHQARELGRRAGTDISGPLDLASYARGLGAMGATATSPVELADALDTALSAELPMLIDVRTDPEIISPEATMTGLLGSPDLR, from the coding sequence ATCACGCGCCCGGACGCCCCGGGCCGGGCTCGGCAACGGCACCGGCGCACCGCCGCGGAGGAGGTCGCCGACGTGCTGGCCGCCGCCGGGGTCCGCCGCTGCTACACCGTTCCCGGGGAGAGCTTCCTGGAGCTGGCCGACTCCGTCGAGCAGCACGAGGACCTGCGGCTGGTATCGACACGCCATGAGAACGGCGCCGCGTTCATGGCCGAAGCCGAAGCCAAGATCACCGGTGTGCCCGCCGTCGCGGCGGCCACCCGCGGGCCGGGGGCCGCGAACCTGGCCGTAGGCGTGCACACCGCACGCCAGGACTCCACCCCCATGGTCGTGTTCCTCGGCCAGGTCACCAGCGACTTCCTCGGCCGTGAAGCTTTCCAGGAGGTCGACCTCACCGCTTTCTACTCCCCCATCACCAAGTGGGCCACCACCGTCACCCGCGCCGATCGGCTCGCCGAGATCACGGCGCAGGCCCTGCGCGTCGCCACCACCGGCCGTCCCGGACCGGTGGCCGTGGCGGTGCCGGGCGATCTGTTCGGGCGGCGCGTCCCGCCGGCCGCGAAACTGCCCGGGGCCCAACCGCCGCGCCCCCCGCTGGGCGAGGACGAGCGCGACCGGCTCGCCGAGTGGCTGGCCGCCGCACGGCGCCCGGTGATCATCGCGGGCGGGGGCACCCGCGATGCGCGCGAAGAACTGGTCGCCTGCGCCGAGCGCTACAACGTCGGCGTCTACACCTCCTGGCGGCGCCAGGACGTGTTCCCCAACGACCATCCCCTCTACCTCGGACACCTGGGACTGGGCTGCCCGGCGCCGGTGCTGCGCACCGTGGAGGACGCCGACGCGGTCCTGGTCGTCGGATCGCGGCTGAGCGAGATCACCAGCCAGTCCTACCGCCTGCCCGCCGCCGCGGGTCCGGGGCCGGACTCGCCGATCGCCCAGATCGACATCGACCCCGGCCAGATCGGCGCGGTCACCGGGGTGTGGCTGGGGGCGGCGGCCGACGCGCGCCTGGCGCTGGACGCTCTGGCCTCGCTGCCGGTGGCCGCCCCCGACCGCGACTACCGCGAGGCGCACCGCGTGTGGGAGCGCACCGCCGCCGCCCCCGCCGACGCCGCCGCGCACCCCGGCGGCCTGATGCATCCGTGGGCGGTGGTGGAAGGGATGCGCCGGGCGCTGCCCGACGACGCCGTCATCACCAACGACGCAGGGAACTTCGCCGCGTTCCTGCACCGCGGCTGGTTCTACCGGCACCCCCGGACCCAGCTCGCCCCCACCAGCGGGGCCATGGGCTATGCGGTTCCGGCGGCGGTGGCGGCCAAGCTCGCCGCGCCGCACCGCACCGTCGTGGCCGCGGTGGGCGACGGCGGCCTCCTGATGACCGGTCAGGAGCTGGAGACCGCCGTGCGGTTGGGGCTGCCGCTGACCGTGGTCGTCTTCCAGAACGGCCTCTACGGCACCATCGCGATGCACCAGGCGCGGGAGCTGGGGCGCAGGGCGGGAACCGACATCAGCGGTCCGCTGGACCTGGCCTCCTACGCGCGCGGTCTGGGTGCGATGGGCGCCACCGCGACGAGCCCGGTGGAGCTGGCCGACGCGCTGGACACGGCGCTTTCGGCAGAGCTGCCCATGCTCATCGACGTTCGCACCGACCCCGAGATCATCAGCCCGGAAGCCACCATGACGGGCCTGCTCGGCTCCCCCGACCTCCGTTGA
- a CDS encoding RluA family pseudouridine synthase translates to MSARTGTGDHRSMPVPDGIEGERIDAAIARMFGLSRTRAAEIIAEGGVAVDGRDVGKSDRLEAGTWLEVTLPPPPEPPSASAEPVPGMGVVYEDADIVVVDKPVGVVAHPTVGWTGPTVLQGLLASGVELASSGAAERQGIVHRLDANTSGLMVLAKSETAYSVLKRAFKERVVDKVYNSLVQGHPDPLRGTVDAPIDRHPAGDGRWGVVAGGRPSVTHYDTVEAFRAASLLEIKLETGRTHQIRVHMAALRHPCVGDRLYGADPALAERLGVQRQWLHAVRLGFEHPTGGHRVEFESTYPDDLAAALEHLRDE, encoded by the coding sequence ATGAGCGCCCGGACCGGGACCGGCGACCACCGCAGCATGCCCGTACCCGACGGTATCGAGGGCGAGCGCATCGACGCCGCCATCGCCCGCATGTTCGGGCTGTCGCGTACCCGCGCCGCCGAGATCATCGCCGAGGGCGGCGTCGCCGTCGACGGCCGGGACGTCGGCAAGTCCGACCGGTTGGAGGCCGGCACCTGGCTGGAGGTCACCCTGCCCCCGCCGCCGGAGCCGCCGTCGGCGAGCGCCGAGCCGGTGCCGGGCATGGGCGTCGTCTACGAGGACGCCGACATCGTGGTCGTGGACAAGCCCGTGGGTGTCGTCGCCCACCCGACGGTGGGCTGGACCGGACCCACGGTGCTGCAGGGCCTGCTGGCCTCCGGCGTCGAACTGGCCTCCAGCGGCGCCGCCGAGCGGCAGGGCATCGTACACCGGCTCGACGCCAACACCTCCGGGCTGATGGTGCTGGCCAAGAGCGAAACCGCCTACAGCGTGCTCAAGCGCGCCTTCAAGGAGCGGGTGGTGGACAAGGTCTACAACTCGCTCGTGCAGGGCCACCCCGACCCGTTGCGCGGCACGGTCGACGCTCCCATCGACCGCCACCCCGCCGGAGACGGCCGGTGGGGGGTCGTGGCCGGCGGCCGGCCCTCGGTGACCCACTACGACACCGTCGAAGCGTTCCGCGCCGCCAGCCTGTTGGAGATCAAGCTGGAGACCGGCCGCACCCACCAGATCCGCGTGCACATGGCGGCGCTGCGCCACCCCTGTGTGGGCGACCGCCTTTACGGCGCCGACCCCGCGCTGGCCGAGCGCCTGGGCGTGCAGCGCCAGTGGCTGCACGCCGTGCGGCTGGGATTCGAGCACCCCACCGGCGGCCACCGGGTGGAGTTCGAGAGCACCTATCCCGACGACCTCGCCGCGGCGCTGGAGCACCTGCGCGACGAGTGA